The Styela clava chromosome 10, kaStyClav1.hap1.2, whole genome shotgun sequence genome window below encodes:
- the LOC120337545 gene encoding mitochondrial import receptor subunit TOM22 homolog, with amino-acid sequence MATGDFGSIPKIREIDDEDDEDFEDESVLERLYGLTEMFPERLRNWTYSGYNTGKKCSKAVYKFSRSSLWIGATSFILLVVPVVFEQERFNLEQQQLVQQRQMLLGPNAAMSGSMGMQPSAPGAMAPPPTK; translated from the coding sequence ATGGCTACAGGAGATTTTGGTAGTATTCCTAAAATACGAGAAATTGATGATGAAGATGATGAAGACTTTGAAGATGAATCTGTACTTGAAAGACTTTATGGTTTAACAGAAATGTTTCCTGAAAGACTTCGCAATTGGACTTATTCTGGTTATAACACGGGCAAAAAATGCTCGAAAGCTGTATATAAATTTTCACGTTCTTCATTGTGGATTGGAGCTACAAGTTTTATTCTTCTTGTTGTGCCAGTTGTTTTTGAACAAGAGCGATTTAACTTAGAACAACAGCAACTTGTTCAGCAAAGACAAATGCTTCTTGGACCAAATGCTGCTATGTCTGGTTCTATGGGCATGCAACCCAGTGCACCAGGGGCTATGGCTCCTCCTCCAACCAAATAA